A window of the Sphingobium sp. CAP-1 genome harbors these coding sequences:
- a CDS encoding sulfite exporter TauE/SafE family protein — protein MDLYLPIANLSVNALVIIGLGGVVGLLSGMFGVGGGFLTTPLLIFYGIPPTVAAASAASQVTGASVSGVVTHMERGTVDFRMGGVLIAGGVVGAGLGVLIFRLLQRIGQIDTVIGILYVLMLGGIGGLMAKESIQTLVALKTGKRIQARKRRHHPLVAALPLRWRFYRSGLYISPLAPLLLGMATGILTMLLGVGGGFILVPAMLYLLGMTTQSVVGTSLFQILFVTMATTMMHAMTTKAVDLVLAMLLLIGSVTGAQIGTRISMSIRPEYLRILLAFIVLLVAARMALGLGWRPDEIYTIELR, from the coding sequence ATGGATCTCTACCTGCCCATCGCCAATCTTTCGGTGAACGCGCTTGTCATCATCGGCCTGGGCGGCGTGGTCGGCCTGCTGTCCGGCATGTTCGGCGTGGGCGGCGGATTTCTGACGACGCCGCTGCTGATCTTCTACGGCATCCCCCCCACCGTCGCCGCCGCGTCCGCTGCATCACAGGTAACGGGCGCCAGCGTATCGGGCGTCGTCACCCATATGGAGCGCGGCACCGTCGATTTCCGCATGGGCGGCGTCCTGATCGCCGGCGGCGTGGTGGGTGCGGGGTTGGGCGTGCTGATCTTCCGCCTGCTCCAGCGGATCGGCCAGATCGATACTGTGATCGGCATCCTCTACGTCCTCATGCTGGGCGGGATTGGCGGGCTGATGGCCAAGGAATCGATCCAGACGCTGGTCGCGCTCAAGACCGGCAAGCGCATTCAGGCGCGCAAGCGCCGGCATCATCCGCTTGTCGCCGCGCTGCCGCTGCGCTGGCGCTTCTATCGGTCGGGTCTCTATATCTCGCCACTGGCGCCGCTGCTGCTGGGCATGGCGACCGGCATCCTGACCATGTTGCTGGGCGTGGGCGGCGGCTTCATCCTGGTGCCGGCGATGCTCTATCTGCTGGGCATGACGACCCAGTCGGTGGTCGGCACGTCGCTGTTCCAGATATTGTTCGTGACCATGGCGACGACGATGATGCACGCCATGACGACCAAGGCGGTCGATCTGGTGCTGGCCATGCTGCTGCTGATCGGCAGCGTCACCGGCGCGCAGATCGGCACGCGCATCTCCATGTCGATCCGGCCCGAATATCTGCGCATCCTGCTGGCGTTCATCGTGCTGCTGGTGGCGGCGCGGATGGCGCTGGGGCTGGGCTGGCGGCCGGACGAAATCTACACGATCGAGCTGCGCTGA
- a CDS encoding DUF3422 domain-containing protein, with protein MSQDGQASARPFANLLDRSHALRASLSREMHIRQMPRLDTPCRAVQFMMIVDEEEARSSIAALRTLLAPDGPSPDAADRFFACRVGPLGFSWERHSEFITYSFIADGYGDPFDLSPFRPVSHWIDQLPGRVIRSTQIALMRQEPTSAMIAAHFAPDDLISSDIAQGRARIWSDFRLHDNGFGRLLIEDRGLEGAEPALLVQRMQELGNYRKIALLGLPEAQKATPLLAALERRLTEVTTQVALPDADADAVLEQLSALSAELAQIVARTRYRMSATHAYAELCFDRIRRLEVAPVRGYRSLDDFTERRLLPAMRTCDAFSRRLEDLSQRIAWTSAMLRTRVDTALARRNRDLLASMDRRTGLQLRLQHTVEGLSVVAISYYALGLWHHIKEAIEHQGAHLPGWVDLALIPAIIGAVFLGLRQIKKVKRPPRDGDGALDH; from the coding sequence ATGAGTCAGGACGGACAGGCGAGCGCGCGTCCCTTTGCCAATCTGCTGGATCGCAGCCATGCGCTGCGTGCATCGCTGTCGCGCGAAATGCATATCCGCCAGATGCCCCGGCTCGACACGCCTTGCCGCGCGGTGCAGTTCATGATGATCGTCGATGAGGAGGAGGCGCGGTCCAGCATCGCCGCGCTGCGCACGCTGCTGGCCCCCGATGGCCCCTCCCCCGACGCCGCTGATCGCTTCTTCGCCTGTCGCGTCGGCCCGCTGGGCTTTTCCTGGGAGCGGCATAGCGAATTCATCACCTACAGCTTCATCGCCGACGGCTATGGCGATCCGTTCGATCTGTCGCCGTTCCGCCCGGTGTCGCACTGGATCGACCAGTTGCCCGGCCGCGTCATCCGATCGACCCAGATCGCGCTGATGCGGCAGGAGCCGACCAGCGCCATGATCGCCGCCCATTTCGCGCCCGACGACCTGATCAGTTCGGACATTGCGCAGGGGCGCGCGCGCATCTGGAGCGATTTCAGGCTGCACGACAATGGTTTTGGCCGCCTGTTGATCGAGGATCGCGGGCTGGAGGGGGCGGAGCCGGCGCTGCTGGTGCAGCGAATGCAGGAGTTGGGCAATTATCGCAAGATCGCGCTGCTCGGCCTGCCCGAAGCGCAAAAGGCGACGCCTTTGCTTGCCGCGCTGGAGAGGCGGCTGACCGAAGTGACCACGCAGGTCGCGCTGCCCGACGCCGACGCCGACGCGGTGCTGGAACAATTGTCCGCGCTCAGCGCCGAACTGGCGCAGATCGTCGCGCGCACCCGATATCGGATGAGCGCCACCCATGCCTATGCCGAACTCTGCTTTGACCGCATCCGCCGGCTGGAGGTTGCGCCGGTGCGCGGCTATCGCTCGCTCGACGATTTCACCGAGCGGCGGCTGCTGCCGGCGATGCGCACCTGTGACGCGTTCAGCCGGCGGCTGGAGGACTTATCGCAACGCATCGCCTGGACCAGCGCGATGCTGCGCACACGGGTCGACACCGCGCTGGCGCGGCGCAACCGCGATCTGCTGGCCTCGATGGACCGGCGCACCGGGCTGCAACTGCGTTTGCAGCATACGGTCGAAGGGCTGTCGGTGGTGGCGATCAGCTATTATGCGCTGGGCCTGTGGCATCATATCAAGGAAGCGATCGAACATCAGGGCGCGCATCTACCCGGCTGGGTCGACCTGGCGCTGATCCCGGCGATCATCGGCGCGGTCTTTCTGGGGCTGCGCCAGATCAAGAAGGTCAAGCGCCCGCCGCGCGACGGCGACGGGGCACTCGATCACTGA
- a CDS encoding TIGR02186 family protein has protein sequence MRWRAPLCLLPAVLLLGAAAEPQLVPDVSQREVVIQYSFTGADLLLFGAIVYPDGRRPDKPADIVVVLKGPEQSIVMREKQKVAGIWVNADTARFRSAPSFYAMASSRPIDKIVDGRMAAIYELGVDKLQLSPSSLNDSAELSRFQEGLVDLRARAGLFVQRPGTVEITDGVLYRARLPLSARVIVGDYTAETFLVQDGRVVAAAVRDITVRKSGFEQFMASAAENWSFVYGLVAIALAVGMGWAAGAIARRI, from the coding sequence ATGCGCTGGCGCGCCCCGCTCTGCCTGTTGCCCGCCGTTTTGCTGCTGGGCGCGGCGGCGGAACCGCAACTGGTGCCCGACGTGTCACAGCGGGAAGTGGTGATCCAGTATAGTTTCACCGGCGCCGACCTGCTGCTGTTCGGCGCGATCGTCTATCCCGACGGGCGACGGCCGGACAAGCCGGCGGATATCGTCGTGGTGCTGAAAGGCCCGGAACAGTCGATCGTCATGCGCGAAAAGCAGAAGGTGGCCGGCATCTGGGTCAATGCCGACACCGCGCGCTTCCGCTCCGCGCCGAGTTTTTACGCCATGGCGTCGTCCCGCCCGATCGACAAGATCGTCGATGGCCGCATGGCCGCCATCTACGAACTGGGCGTCGACAAGCTGCAACTGTCCCCCTCCTCGCTCAACGACAGCGCCGAACTGTCCCGCTTTCAGGAGGGGCTGGTCGACCTGCGCGCCCGCGCCGGCCTGTTCGTCCAGCGCCCCGGCACGGTCGAGATCACCGACGGCGTCCTCTATCGCGCCCGGCTGCCGCTGTCGGCGCGCGTGATCGTGGGCGACTATACCGCCGAAACCTTTCTGGTGCAGGACGGCCGCGTCGTTGCAGCAGCGGTGCGCGACATCACCGTGCGCAAATCGGGCTTCGAACAGTTCATGGCCAGCGCGGCGGAAAATTGGTCCTTCGTCTATGGGCTGGTGGCGATCGCGCTGGCGGTCGGCATGGGCTGGGCCGCCGGGGCGATCGCGCGGCGCATCTGA
- a CDS encoding glycosyl transferase family protein has protein sequence MFPFVGTWGNDAVGEVLAVGLQGLHREILLFAAVGLAIGGLDDLLIDLLFLCRTSWRRLVIYARHPRMTTAALPASATPGRIAIFVPAWREADVIAPMLRNALHCWRGSDYSLFVGVYPNDPDTIAAIAPVAEGESRIVVGVNPRPGPSTKADCLNILWQAMLNQEARDGIRFKAIVLHDAEDVVHPDEIRLFDYLIDRFELVQLPVLPLPGRGGWLARAIADHYCDEFAESHGKGLTVREALGASIPSAGVACAFDRSMLGRLSDPVHGGPFDPSSLTEDYEAGLRISNMGGRGIFVRMRDAHGALVATREYFPDTIDAAVRQKARWMIGISLAGWDRMGWHGGVAEWWMRIRDRRATMAALVLFAAYLALILWGVIQLLRLYLPLAPPSPTPLLQGLLWLNLALMIWRTGMRALFVARAYGWRHGIGAIPRTIIANYIAILAARRAVFLYGKSLLGKPLAWDKTQHRFPDLKTDP, from the coding sequence ATCTTCCCATTCGTCGGAACTTGGGGGAACGACGCCGTGGGGGAAGTGCTGGCCGTCGGCTTGCAGGGGCTGCACCGGGAAATCCTGTTGTTTGCCGCCGTCGGCCTTGCGATTGGCGGGCTGGACGATTTGCTGATCGACCTGCTGTTCCTGTGCCGCACCTCCTGGCGTCGCCTTGTCATCTACGCCCGCCACCCCCGCATGACCACCGCCGCCCTGCCAGCTTCCGCCACGCCCGGCCGGATCGCGATCTTCGTGCCGGCCTGGCGCGAGGCCGATGTCATAGCCCCGATGCTGCGCAATGCGCTCCATTGCTGGCGAGGCAGCGACTATAGCCTGTTCGTCGGCGTCTACCCCAACGACCCGGATACGATCGCGGCGATTGCACCGGTGGCGGAAGGGGAAAGCCGCATCGTCGTCGGCGTCAATCCCCGGCCCGGCCCCAGCACCAAGGCGGACTGCCTCAACATCCTCTGGCAAGCCATGCTGAATCAGGAAGCGCGCGACGGCATCCGGTTCAAGGCGATCGTCCTGCACGACGCGGAAGATGTGGTTCATCCTGACGAAATCCGGCTGTTCGACTATCTGATCGACCGTTTCGAACTGGTCCAGTTGCCGGTGTTGCCACTGCCCGGCCGGGGCGGCTGGCTGGCCCGCGCCATCGCCGATCACTATTGCGATGAATTTGCGGAGAGCCATGGGAAAGGGCTGACCGTGCGCGAGGCGCTGGGCGCGTCCATCCCGTCCGCCGGGGTCGCCTGCGCCTTCGATCGGTCCATGCTGGGCCGGCTGTCCGATCCGGTCCATGGCGGCCCGTTCGATCCGTCGTCACTGACCGAGGATTATGAGGCCGGGCTGCGGATCAGCAATATGGGCGGCCGGGGCATATTCGTGCGAATGCGCGACGCGCACGGCGCTCTGGTGGCGACGCGCGAATATTTCCCCGACACGATCGATGCCGCCGTCCGACAGAAAGCCCGCTGGATGATCGGCATCTCGCTGGCCGGGTGGGACCGGATGGGCTGGCATGGCGGCGTGGCCGAATGGTGGATGCGCATTCGCGACCGGCGCGCGACGATGGCCGCGCTGGTGCTGTTCGCGGCCTATCTGGCGCTGATCCTGTGGGGCGTGATCCAGTTGCTCCGCCTGTATCTGCCGCTGGCGCCACCGTCGCCAACGCCGCTGCTCCAGGGGCTGCTCTGGCTCAATCTGGCGCTGATGATCTGGCGCACCGGGATGCGCGCTCTGTTCGTCGCCCGCGCCTATGGCTGGCGGCATGGCATCGGCGCGATCCCGCGCACGATCATCGCCAATTATATCGCCATATTGGCCGCGCGCCGAGCGGTTTTCCTCTACGGCAAATCACTGCTGGGCAAGCCGCTCGCCTGGGACAAGACCCAGCATCGCTTCCCGGACCTCAAGACCGATCCATGA